In Humulus lupulus chromosome 7, drHumLupu1.1, whole genome shotgun sequence, the following are encoded in one genomic region:
- the LOC133788385 gene encoding uncharacterized protein LOC133788385, whose amino-acid sequence MEGFGGLGVSDGNSAVRKKRSNASRRPRNESPLPLDYREHSSLSDVSKGSSDENNGYGTVTGKKEMNLNLCSSRASFCNNAESESSKNVIKNEDGGPVDSDEASNNGSFRDSSNQQKHSGSDSKRCSKGVLAPANWTSTINAGHFESISDDLDNENKVKKVKLKVCGVTKTIHANSISDGASAVGSSTTKSSHVSYAPRPRQKIIQDSVDGRSFTSDKDSELHRKPSKDSRNAFNAGKDESPGADDNIYAKEIGNYESVYKSKRVTKRRLIDDAMDEGENNNLEVQYLEKLRTSRIASDYDAEYKDDEERDSRKQRRISKVLKRSSDRQYDLDMGDYGSSRLRKEAKKTRSGRISDDTDYVEEEDSISDNEPNSKRRKPRKEFINSIVDTKKEMTVTTRQRALQTGKDVSSSLDANLIEFPNGLPPAPPRKQKEKLTEVEQQLKKAEAAQRRRMQVEKAARESEAEAIRKILGQDSSRKKKEDKIKKRQEDRAQERAANSMIIASDSVRWVLGPAGTIVTFPNEMGLPTIFNSKPCNYPPPREKCAGPSCTNSYKYRDSESKLPLCSLQCYKAIHEKMSPLTTC is encoded by the exons ATGGAAGGATTTGGAGGTTTGGGTGTCAGTGATGGTAACAGTGCAGTAAGAAAAAAGAGGAGTAATGCTTCCCGTCGTCCTCGAAATGAGTCACCACTCCCTTTGGATTACCGTGAACACTCGTCTCTATCAGATGTTAGCAAAGGGTCAAGTGATGAAAATAATGGTTATGGTACAGTTACTGgaaaaaaagaaatgaatctGAACCTGTGTAGTTCTAGGGCCTCATTTTGTAACAATGCTGAATCTGAATCTTCCAAGAATGTGATAAAAAATGAAGATGGGGGTCCTGTAGATTCTGATGAAGCTTCTAATAATGGATCTTTTCGAGACAGCAGTAACCAGCAGAAGCATAGTGGAAGTGATTCTAAAAGGTGCAGCAAAGGTGTCCTTGCCCCTGCTAATTGGACAAGCACAATCAATGCGGGGCATTTTGAATCTATTTCAGATGACTTGGATAATGAGAATAAAGTGAAAAAGGTTAAGCTTAAAGTTTGTGGTGTTACAAAAACAATTCATGCCAATTCCATATCAGATGGTGCCTCTGCTGTTGGGTCATCCACTACAAAATCTTCCCATGTTTCATATGCCCCCCGGCCTCGTCAGAAGATAATACAG GATTCGGTTGACGGCCGCTCCTTTACTTCAGATAAGGATTCTGAACTGCACAGGAAGCCATCCAAGGATTCTAGAAATGCCTTTAATGCTGGGAAGGATGAGTCTCCAGGGGCTGATGATAATATATATGCAAAAGAAATAGGGAATTATGAATCTGTTTATAAGAGCAAGAGGGTCACTAAGAGACGCTTAATAGATGATGCTATGGATGAAGGGGAGAACAACAACTTGGAGGTTCAATACCTTGAAAAACTCAGAACCTCTAGGATCGCTAGTGATTATGATGCAGAATACAAAGACGACGAGGAAAGAGACAGTAGGAAACAGAGGAGGATTTCAAAGGTGTTAAAGAGGAGTTCTGATCGCCAATATGATTTAGATATGGGAGACTATGGCTCATCAAGATTGAGAAAGGAAGCTAAGAAGACCAGATCAGGAAGAATATCAGATGATACTGATTATGTGGAAGAGGAAGATTCAATTTCAGATAATGAGCCCAATAGCAAGAGGAGAAAACCGAGAAAGGAGTTCATCAACTCAATTGTCGATACTAAAAAGGAAATGACAGTGACCACCCGTCAAAGAGCCCTTCAAACTGGCAAAGATGTATCTTCCAGCTTAGATGCAAATCTTATCGAGTTTCCAAATGGGTTGCCACCTGCTCCACCAAGAA aacaaaAGGAGAAACTCACTGAAGTAGAGCAGCAACTGAAGAAAGCTGAGGCTGCTCAGAGACGCAGGATGCAAGTAGAGAAGGCTGCCAGGGAATCTGAG GCAGAGGCAATCAGAAAGATCCTAGGCCAAGATTCTAGTCGGAAGAAAAAAGAAGACAAAATTAAGAAACGGCAAGAAGATCGTGCGCAG GAGAGGGCTGCAAATTCTATGATAATTGCATCAGATTCTGTTAGATGGGTGTTAGGTCCCGCAGGAACCATAGTGACATTTCCTAATGAAATGGGCTTGCCAACTATATTCAACTCCAAGCCATGCAA TTATCCACCTCCTCGGGAGAAATGTGCTGGTCCATCTTGTACAAACTCTTATAAGTACCGTGATTCAGAGTCGAAGCTACCCTTATGCAGTCTTCAGTGCTACAAGGCAATACACGAAAAGATGTCACCTTTAACAACTTGTTAA